The following coding sequences lie in one Oncorhynchus gorbuscha isolate QuinsamMale2020 ecotype Even-year linkage group LG10, OgorEven_v1.0, whole genome shotgun sequence genomic window:
- the nppal gene encoding natriuretic peptide A-like, whose amino-acid sequence MKMISNITFGCLSALVLMNLVGANPVSNLQRVIRLLEEERNVPYNVSEEREVDGKELDTEKAAFTAGVVRPWDSEDARNSALAGKENAIARLLNYILKNSKHPWSRFKKGGMRSCFGVRLERIGSFSGLGC is encoded by the exons ATGAAAATGATTTCAAATATCACATTTGGCTGTTTATCCGCGCTTGTACTTATGAACTTGGTAGGAGCCAACCCCGTGTCCAATCTGCAG AGGGTGATACGGCTTCTGGAGGAGGAAAGAAATGTACCATATAACGTgtcggaggagagggaggtggatgggAAAGAGTTGGATACAGAGAAGGCAGCCTTCACCGCGGGAGTGGTGCGTCCTTGGGACTCCGAAGACGCAAGGAATTCCGCGCTGGCGGGAAAGGAGAATGCAATTGCGCGTCTTCTCAATTACATTCTGAAGAACTCCAAGCACCCGTGGAGCCGGTTCAAGAAGGGTGGAATGAGAAGCTGCTTCGGCGTCAGGCTAGAGAGAATTGGGTCATTCAGCGGGCTTGGATGCTAA
- the LOC124045185 gene encoding ventricular natriuretic peptide-like, whose protein sequence is MAKLHIFLGYIVLITTLSVSCGTPYASRNVQELENLKDLIQRLEDKLTVNEENYAYPSESEDVDTAEMEDIEYSPTAIRGQEERMTMNAPNRIAPESPVVSRLKDLIGLTKTAKSFNSCFGNRIERIGSWSGLGCNNVKTGNKKRIFGN, encoded by the exons ATGGCGAAATTGCATATTTTCCTTGGATATATCGTATTAATAACGACACTCAGTGTGAGCTGTGGAACTCCATATGCCAGTCGGAATGTTCAAGAGTTGGAAAATCTGAAG GATCTGATCCAGCGGCTCGAGGACAAGTTGACCGTTAACGAGGAAAATTACGCTTATCCATCTGAGTCTGAGGATGTGGACACAGCTGAGATGGAGGACATTGAGTACTCGCCCACGGCGATCCGGGGGCAGGAAGAGAGAATGACCATGAACGCACCCAACAGAATTGCCCCTGAAAGCCCTGTGGTGTCACGCCTGAAAGATCTCATCGGTTTGACAAAAACGGCCAAATCGTTCAACAGCTGTTTCGGTAATCGGATTGAGAGAATCGGCTCGTGGAGCGGACTGGGGTGCAATAACGTCAAGACTG GTAACAAGAAGAGAATATTTGGGAACTGA
- the LOC124045186 gene encoding brain natriuretic peptide-like, with translation MRLSNSPLFGLVLLFLNLPLSSAYPVYNGLLTNDDMEVLNVLLHRLQKSFPELSGVERVSTEKLDDVTPEDMAMVAEDEREQPQTRPDKAATRDFLSARDLKTVRNDSRSKRYSGCFGRRMDRIGSMSSLGCTTVGKYNAKTR, from the exons ATGCGGCTCTCCAACAGTCCTCTTTTTGGCCTTGTTCTCCTGTTCTTAAATCTGCCGCTGAGCAGCGCGTATCCTGTCTACAACGGGTTACTGACCAATGATGACATGGAGGTCTTAAAT GTACTTCTCCACCGACTTCAAAAGTCCTTTCCTGAGCTGAGTGGGGTTGAGCGAGTCTCCACAGAAAAGTTGGATGATGTCACTCCCGAAGACATGGCAATGGTtgcagaggatgagagagagcaaCCACAAACAAGACCGGACAAAGCCGCCACAAGAGACTTCCTGTCAGCTCGGGACCTGAAAACTGTCCGAAATGACTCAAGATCAAAGAGATACTCGGGCTGCTTCGGGCGAAGGATGGACCGAATCGGCTCAATGAGCTCTCTTGGATGCACCACGGTTGGCAAATACA ATGCAAAGACAAGATGA
- the LOC124045187 gene encoding natriuretic peptides A-like: MESSMVRTAVSWGLLLLLCQQTLVAAHVLGRPYPESDLAQLKNLLERFEETLAAVATADDPAVDYEGPNPEPEHSKASPEWDRAPERLSDVRELAADESYSRAQSQRSRLQDLLMATRSKAVSGCFGARMDRIGTSSGLGCSPKRRS, encoded by the exons ATGGAATCAAGCATGGTGAGGACTGCCGTCTCATGGGGACTTCTGCTCCTGCTTTGTCAACAGACGCTGGTGGCGGCCCATGTGTTGGGCAGACCATACCCTGAGAGCGACTTGGCCCAATTGAAG AATCTACTGGAGCGATTCGAGGAGACCTTGGCTGCAGTGGCCACAGCAGATGACCCTGCAGTGGACTACGAGGGCCCCAACCCAGAGCCTGAACACAGTAAGGCTAGCCCAGAGTGGGACAGGGCTCCAGAGAGGCTCTCAGACGTCCGGGAGCTAGCTGCAGACGAGAGCTACAGCAGGGCCCAGAGTCAAAGGAGCAGGCTGCAGGACCTGCTCATGGCCACCAGGAGTAAAGCTGTGTCTGGGTGCTTCGGAGCCAGGATGGACCGCATCGGGACCTCAAGCGGTTTAGGCTGCAGTCCTAAAAGACGTAGCTAG